CGCTTAGGCTAGGAAAAGGTATTTATGGGGGTGAACCTCTAAGTAATGTAGTATAGATTTGATCAGATGAGCCAATCGTACAAACCTACCAGTCTTTGGACTCTCGGAATTATCTTTAAGCAATGGCTGATATGTTATTAGAGTTGCCATATCGGAGTATTTCTAAACCTAGGGggtatccttagtaaagcactctGTTGTGTCAGAAgatgagctctaatcctaacctcaGTTATCTGTTAGGAAACAAAATAACGACATGTTATGTTGAACATAATCACAATAGGGGGGACCTACCAGACTATGTTGACAACAATGTTTAAGAAACTAAATGACCTGATGTGtgtaaaagtgtgtgcagtagtgattAGCTTGttctcaacttttaaatttatattatcttaactttcacttttaacaccctagcgagcaacaaaacccgatcaaggTAATATAGGCTTAGTAATTAAACTATCGTCCTAAGAGAGTGTAGAAGCATACAATAAGTTGGATTATTATTTAGTCTAATTCTATTTAAGATATGATTCAACATATGGCGCCATCCGTTCTAAAGAATCACCTCATCTAACAAGACGACAAAGGAAATTCCCTGATGAATTAAATAAATTTCGTAAACATGTTGTAAGTATAGAATACTTCGCATATCCAATTCAGTATATCAatatatttgaatttattaatttttttgatTTAATTTATTTAGATCAAGATAACCAACCTCACATCAAAGAGCAGGCGTTGGATAACATTGAAAGTTTGACGGCAAACTAATGCCACTAACGCGGCGTTAAGGGGTTAAGGGTTGGTGTTAGTGGTTGGCGTCAATCACCTAGGTGACGAAAAAGAAAATTAGCTGTCAATTTTTTTCTATCCAATTAAAATGTGccacataatataaatattaactttTTTGAAAAAGCAGGACAATTATATTACATTAATATGAAAAGTGTAGAACGAAGAGGCTTCGCAATTATAGCCCAACCAAGCAGCTAGCAACTACCAAGCTAGAGAATATACATGCTTCGTACATAATACACGAAGTATAAAACATGACATGAAATAGGTAGCCGGATAGGTGAGGCGCAACCCAACAATCTATAGTTAGACTAAGTATGCATCCGGCTTAGATACCGACTTTGAATCCGGGTTAGATACCAACTTTCAATCCAGGTTAGACTAAGTATACATTCGGGTTATTATTTCTTTATTCACCATTTAAATCAACTTTCAATCATATTTTACAACATATTTTTCACTCAAATGACTCGATTAACTTTAACATTTATCACTATTAACATTGTCACACATCAAAGTAGTGAAAACCCGTGAAATTTTTAACCCAAAACAAAGACGAGTTGCGTGCTCGATCTAGCAATCTTGGGCGACTACTACTTCTCAAAAAATTACTAGCAAAATTTGAATATACCTACCGTCAAGGTTAAAAAAGTGATGTGGAGGCAACTAGTGGAAATACACGTAATAAAATTGATCCGATACCTGGTTCCGCGCGTAAACACAAACAAAAAACAGATTCATCAAATCAGCAAAATCAAAACCAACATAAATCGATATGACATTCTCTCCGGtcatttttttctttctcttttgtATCCGGTGCCTCTAATTCATGATTTGAGAAAAATCCTTCGTTAATATATGGACGTTTTTGGACTCAGTTTATTGAAATCAGCCGAATTAGGACATTCATTTACGAATTTCTGATGTACGCAGGTAATGTGCTCGATCAAATGCTCCAATGAATTCAATACGTAAAATGTATGTATCTTAAATTACGTTATTTACGTAGGTCTGATGATTTGGCGTCTCAATGAATTTTATCTGCAAAATCTTAAAGGCTAATATCTATGGCATTATGTAATTTTATATCAAATTATATATCAGAGGTTATCGATGATTTGGACTGCTGGTTGTTGGGTTTTGGATTTTAGACTGTGGGTGTTGTAGATTTTATTGGTTTCTTATTGTAACGGTTTACGGTGATCGATTGAGAGGTAAATTTGTGTTTAATTTTGTCTGGCTTTGCAAAAAGTTGTAATCTTTGGGACGAAGGAGATGTCGAGATTTGAGGGTGTTCGTGTTTCTGATCAGTCTCTGCAAAATCAGTTCTCACAAGCTCAACTGCGTAGTCTTAAATCAAAGGTAAATTAGTTGCTTTACGTATTATTTTGTTCTATGTTGGTTAAATAACTCATGCTCTGGTTTGTTTATTTGGTTCACAGTTTTTACAGCTGAAAAAGGAAAATGGTCAAGTTATTGTTGGTGACTTGCCACCTTTGCTTGTGAATTTGAAGCCTTTTAATGTGATCTTTAAAGAGGAGGAAATAAGAGAGATATTGTGCGAGCCCGGTACCGATGAGACTAACAAACTCGATTTTGAAAGCTTTCTTAGGGTAAGTACGCGCATTCTATCGTTTTCTTGTTTGTCTTTACTTCCCTTTATCTTCAGCCCATAAAACGTTTTTCACATTATGGGTACCTTAAAGGCATAACGATGATGAGACCCACGAAATACTACTATCATTTAAGGTAGAAATTTGTGCACATACTTTTTTGTTTTATAAAAGTTTGGATTGACTTTTTAACTAAAATGCATTGGATGGACAGGCTTACATAAATTTACAAACACAAGCTGCTAAGAAATTGGGTAATTCAAAGAATGCATCTACGTTTCTTAAAGCAACAGGAACAACACTACACACGGTGCATGATTCTGAAAAAGAAGTTTATGTTGCTCATATTAATAGCTATCTTAGAGATGATAAGTTTATGAAGCAGTTTCTTCCTATTGATTCATCCACCAATGCTTTGTTTGATCTCGTTAAGGATGGAGTTCTTCTATGGTACTTAACCAGGGTCTGCTATTTGACTCTACTTTATTAATGCAACTAGGAGCTCATTGATTtcggtggttttgataaatcaataTGTTATAATGCAGTAAACTTATTAATGTTGCTGTGCCCAATACAATAGATGATCGAGCTATTAATACCAAAAAAGAATTAAATCTTTGGGAAAGAAATGAAAATCATACTCTTTGCCTAAACTCTGCAAAGGCTATAGGTTGTACCGTAGTCAATGTTGGCAGCCAGGATCTGGCTGAAGGAAAAGTAAGTTATTTTACATTTATgtcaataattataattaattctcTTATAGCTATTTATTAAATTATCCTAATCTAAAATATTTGAAAATAAATTGTTAAGAAACTAAGACCTATATTAGTTTATACCAAACACTGAAAACTAACAATTCATGTAACGGACCTCCAAAGACACTCCTTAGTTGATGCATTATGTAATCTCACTTTTATTTCTATGCAGCCTCATTTGGTACTTGGCCTAATTTCTCAAATCATAAAGGTGAGATTTTTGTTTAATATATCCTATTATATTAAACAGACTTCTTGGTTACTTATGAATTAACCAAATCATTAGATGTTATATTTAGTTATAATTAATAACTAAAGTTGTTAGCCTACAAAGGCGAATTTATGCATAGGGGATATCATTTTTTCAACTCTAACATTTATAACTTGCAATGGTGGCACTACTAGATCCAACTCTTGGCAGATCTCAACCTTAGAAAGACACCTCAGCTTCTTGAATTGGTGGATGATGATGATGTAATTCTTAAACCTTCTTCTCTTATAGATAATAAGGATATTCAACGTATGCTTATTATCTATATTCTTTATAGGATGTTGAGGAGCTCATAACATTATCTCCCGAAAAAGTCTTGTTAAAATGGATGAACTTTCATCTTAAGAAAGCAGGCTACACAAAAACTGTAACAAATTTTTCTACAGACTTAAAGGTAATTACTAACCACTGTCTTTTCATTGAGCTCTTAGATAATTGTATGGTTTAACAATTATCATGAATCATGAATATTCGACCTTTTTTATGTTCTCTAACAGTGTTATATACTACATGTGTAGGACGCAGAAGCTTATGCTTACCTGCTTAATGTTCTTGCTCCAGAACACTGTAGACCCGGCGCACTTGATACGGAGGATCCTGTTGAACGTGCCAAATTGGTACTTGAGCATGCTGAAAGAATGAAATGCAATAGATACTTGACTACAAAGGATATAACTGATGGCTCAACAAACTTAAACTTGGCATTTGTTGCACAACTATTCCATGAAAGGTTGGTGACAATCGTTTAACAAGATCAAACTGCTCAGTCTTGTATGTAATTCATTCATTTGACCCGTTCCCTTTAAGCTAACTTTTGGATAGGACCCAAATTGGCCCTTTCATTAGTAAATGGGTTGAATGCCAACTATAGTTATAACTTATAACCCCATAACATGCTTTTATATGACATAATATATCAAACTTATGGAGATATTATACGTGTAGGAATGGTCTATCTAACGATAGCAGCAAGGTCTCTTACGCCGAGATGATGAAGGATGATGAGCAAGTGTCGAGAGACGAGAGATGTTATAGACTCTGGATCAATAGTCTTGGAATTTCGTCATATGTTAATAACGTGTTTGAGGATGTCCGAAACGGGTAAATAtgtctttttattattttaatacaGCAATAAAATAAGACAAAATTTTGCCGTTGGTTCTCCAACTTTGTACCAAACGTTGTAGGTgaccttaattttttttttttttttttttaacttcgtTGACCACCAACTATCAACATATCTCACGGATAACCTTGGAGGTAACGAAAGTTACTTTTGGCCGTTAAGTTGAAGCACGTGCACAACACGCGAGGGCATTTTAGTCAGTGTACGTTTTGTGTGGTTCCCTAAAAAACTGCCATTTTCATCTTAAACCGTAAACCaattccctcttttaaaaatcaaACATTTTAAAAACCCTCACGTACACCGACTAAAATACCCTCACGTGGTGTGCACGTGCTTTAACTTAACGACCAAAAGTTAACTTTCGTTATCTCCAAGGCCATCCGTGAGATATGTTGATAGTTGGAGGTCAacgaagttaaaaaaaaaaaaagtttaaggtcACCTACAATGTTTGGTACAAAGTTGAAGGACCAACGGCAAAATTTTGTCATAAAAGAATCACTTCCCTTGCAAAAAAGAAGCATAGTTTTGCTTTTGAGAATGGGTTATAAAAGAGATAAAAAAAAGGTCTAATTTCTCACAAAATGCTTTCCATGTTTTACGGTAGAAAATCAAAATTCAAACAGTTTGATGGAATTAAGGGAGTAATATACAACATTGTTTCCCATTTTGTTGTAGATCGAAATTCAGAAACAGTTGATTATGAATCTCTTATTCATGCAGCTGGATTCTTCTTGAAATTCTAGATAAAGTTGCTCCAGGTTCGGTTAATTGGAAGCAAACAACAAAACCTCCAATCAAAATGCCATTTAGACAAGTAGAGAATTGTAATCAAGCTGTTAGGATTGGAAAGCATTTGAGGTTTTCGCTTGTTAATATACAAGGAAACGATATCGTACAAGGGAACAAGAAACTCATACTTGGTAACAACCTAATGATACTGTACTTGTTTAGTTGCATGAAAGataacattttttttatatgtatttttCTTCCTTTTCAGCTTTCTTATGGCAGTTGATGAGGTATAATATGCTTCAACTTTTAAAGCACTTAAGATCTCGCTCTCATGAGATAACCGATGGTTATATTTTGAGATGGGCGAATAGGAAAGTGAAAGACGTAGGTAGAACTTCACAGATGGAAAGCTATAAGGTTGGATTTGAATTAAAGGGCATTTTAGTCACTCATTTCTTTATTTATTATTCTATCACAATCATTATTTGATTGTTTTACATCAAAAAAAAAATGTTCATGCAGGATAAAACTCTTTCTAATGGCATCTTCTTCCTTGATCTTCTAACTGCAGTGGAGCCCAGGGTTGTAAATTGGAATCTTGTAACCAGGGGTGTAAGTGGTATGGGCTCTTACCCTGATAATATCATAGTCTTTAGATAAAATTGTAGTTCCGTTAGCTATAACATATAAGCCCAAATTGACTCACTTTCACATAAAGTGGTTAAAAAAGGCCTCTCTTAGCATCATAGTCAAAGTCCTAAGTAAGTGTACTTTACCAAAGGGCTTCTGGCCTAGCGGTATCAACGGAACTCATCAACTCCGAGGTTGTGAGTTCGAGTCCCGTCGTCGACAAaaagggtgtttgtgtgtgtttgatgttccaaaaaacaaaaacaaaatgttGACTTTGGTTTTTTATACCCACCGTCTTCATGATACTAAAACTAACAGTGATTGTGCTGATAGATGATGAGAAGAAGTTGAATGCAACTTACATTATAAGTGTTGCGCGAAAGCTTGGTTGCTCGATCTTCTTGTTGCCTGAAGACATCATGGAGGTAATTATTATTTAATTTGAGAGTTACTATTTTTACCTATCACTAATTtactaatacaaaaaaaaaaaaaaaaaaaaaaatggatgggGGCACCTGCAACCCCATGGTCTCCAAAAGTCCATTTCATAATATTGGAGTACTCATATTTTTGATATTTTGACAGGTGAACCAAAAGATGATGCTTATGCTAACAGCAAGCATCATGTACTTTTACTATCAGCAATGTGACGAAGAGCCTGAATCAACACCGTCGTCAGTTGCAGTCACACCGGATGCATCCCCTGCGCTTTCTATTAATGGTGATGAAGAAGGTTCAGTTAGTGGAGAATACTTCAACATGACTATGGATGATGCTGCTTCTGATACCACAtcagtttcaaatcttgaagacatttCTTCCCTATAATCTATTGGGTTACATACATAATTTAACTAGAATAATAGTGAAATTCTTTATTCTTTCTTGTAAGTGTTTGAATGTTGAACTATTATACTTTTATAGTTTGACAGTTGTTTTAATGGCAAACTCTTTGAGGTGTTTGGAGACTGTTTATAAATTCTTATGATTGACATCTCAGTCACATATAGTCTTGGTATCACTCACTTCCATTGTTTGTTCATAGTTTATTTTAATTTACAAGAAATCTTTTTTGACGAAAAACAATAATTAAATTAATGTAGATCAAAATGATTTGTAAGTGTTACAAATTGAGTCGTCTTATTGATAGATCCCACGATCTATTTGACCGACCTAATGAAATTATATCAAGTTACAATTCCTGACTTTGCACAAATACAACCTATTGTACACAAACACGagaaacgtacaattgaaacctctCTTAAATTCCTAACAAACATAACACTGATTCGTATTCAAGACCGTAAACAACCATAAAACAGATTGCATCCGTACACATTAGCCACCGCAAAACCCAACCAAATCCGAACAAGGAATTTACCCGAAATACATCAATCAACAAAAAAGTTGCCGTCATTGACCGGTGAGAACCAACAGATTCCAACTCGGAGAGGTGAACCGGGCCAAATCATGAAATCGTCGCTGGTGTTGAGACCAACAAATGGATGCCTGAACAACATCCTTGAATCTCACGATCTGCAACCGAAAGTAAATCCACAACACAAGAAAAGCCGACCCAGCAAAGAGGTAGCGTCTAGAACGAAAAGCAGTGACACAAGGCAGATTGCGACAAAGGGAAACAAGAATGAATGAGCGTCGTATTTAGATGAAAAAAGAAGTTGTTACCAAACAATATCATATACCAAACTGTTACAAAACCGCACACTTGACCCAAGTTGTAACCAAACACCACTC
This window of the Rutidosis leptorrhynchoides isolate AG116_Rl617_1_P2 chromosome 7, CSIRO_AGI_Rlap_v1, whole genome shotgun sequence genome carries:
- the LOC139857026 gene encoding fimbrin-1-like encodes the protein MSRFEGVRVSDQSLQNQFSQAQLRSLKSKFLQLKKENGQVIVGDLPPLLVNLKPFNVIFKEEEIREILCEPGTDETNKLDFESFLRAYINLQTQAAKKLGNSKNASTFLKATGTTLHTVHDSEKEVYVAHINSYLRDDKFMKQFLPIDSSTNALFDLVKDGVLLCKLINVAVPNTIDDRAINTKKELNLWERNENHTLCLNSAKAIGCTVVNVGSQDLAEGKPHLVLGLISQIIKIQLLADLNLRKTPQLLELVDDDDDVEELITLSPEKVLLKWMNFHLKKAGYTKTVTNFSTDLKDAEAYAYLLNVLAPEHCRPGALDTEDPVERAKLVLEHAERMKCNRYLTTKDITDGSTNLNLAFVAQLFHERNGLSNDSSKVSYAEMMKDDEQVSRDERCYRLWINSLGISSYVNNVFEDVRNGWILLEILDKVAPGSVNWKQTTKPPIKMPFRQVENCNQAVRIGKHLRFSLVNIQGNDIVQGNKKLILAFLWQLMRYNMLQLLKHLRSRSHEITDGYILRWANRKVKDVGRTSQMESYKDKTLSNGIFFLDLLTAVEPRVVNWNLVTRGVSDDEKKLNATYIISVARKLGCSIFLLPEDIMEVNQKMMLMLTASIMYFYYQQCDEEPESTPSSVAVTPDASPALSINGDEEGSVSGEYFNMTMDDAASDTTSVSNLEDISSL